The following proteins come from a genomic window of Coffea arabica cultivar ET-39 chromosome 11c, Coffea Arabica ET-39 HiFi, whole genome shotgun sequence:
- the LOC113716330 gene encoding putative F-box/LRR-repeat protein At3g18150: MGCLQDWISQLPDDVLMIILSSLLMREAARTRVLSHRWRKLWKHFTGSLDFDASDTLRLIAHLEVDRVTEARRYRDWVDQVVVSHEGSSFKGLRIAFVLGKSNVAALNKWLYLAVVKRVQRLELDLSSADGGVGCTDSSFTFPSWLLHLNFLDFTSFDRLTSLCLKSISITEDDLAYFLSKCSLLEQLTVENAAYLHKVRVAARQSLKLKHLEIRYCLKLEDVEVSARSVASFKCAGPMININVPEFSSISLAVEYCEMLFVKFPRIWSFSGLQQLELKLNLRMMEPSRSMSFPKDIPELSELKQLELKFRVPADHSILFLSSIIRASPRLLKLILKCRVEWFWPLETETLRSLEDCEKGVEGASWGKSSSEPQGDRIRWLDWTGED, encoded by the exons ATGGGTTGTCTACAGGATTGGATTAGTCAGTTGCCAGATGATGTGCTCATGATCATTCTGTCAAGCTTGCTGATGAGAGAGGCAGCTAGAACACGTGTCCTTTCTCATAGATGGAGGAAACTGTGGAAACATTTCACCGGTAGTTTGGACTTTGATGCTTCAGACACTCTAAGGCTCATTGCCCATTTGGAAGTAGACCGCGTAACCGAAGCACGAAGGTATCGAGACTGGGTAGATCAAGTGGTGGTTTCACACGAGGGTTCATCATTCAAAGGATTAAGAATTGCTTTCGTGTTGGGCAAGTCTAATGTAGCTGCTCTGAATAAATGGCTCTACTTGGCCGTTGTGAAAAGGGTTCAAAGACTTGAACTGGATTTGTCTTCGGCTGACGGAGGTGTCGGCTGCACTGATAGTTCTTTCACCTTCCCATCTTGGTTATTGCATCTTAACTTTCTTGACTTTACGAGCTTCGACAGGCTAACTTCCTTGTGCTTGAAATCTATTTCCATTACTGAAGATGATCTTGCATACTTCTTATCGAAGTGTTCATTGCTCGAGCAATTAACGGTGGAAAATGCTGCATATTTGCACAAAGTCAGAGTTGCTGCTCGTCAATCACTCAAGTTGAAGCACCTGGAGATCAGATACTGTTTGAAGTTGGAGGATGTTGAGGTTTCAGCCAGGAGTGTTGCTTCATTTAAATGTGCTGGCCCCATGATTAACATAAACGTTCCAGAATTCTCTTCAATTTCCCTTGCGGTTGAATACtgtgaaatgttatttgtgaaGTTTCCTAGAATCTGGTCTTTCTCAGGTCTCCAGCAACTAGAATTGAAATTGAATCTGAGGATGATG GAACCTTCAAGAAGCATGAGTTTTCCGAAAGATATTCCAGAGTTAAGTGAACTCAAGCAGTTGGAGTTGAAGTTTAGAGTACCTGCAGATCACAGTATTCTCTTCTTGAGCTCGATAATACGTGCATCTCCTCGCCTGCTCAAGTTAATATTGAAG TGTAGGGTTGAATGGTTTTGGCCACTGGAAACTGAGACTTTGAGATCGTTGGAAGACTGTGAAAAAGGAGTGGAAGGAGCAAGCTGGGGAAAATCGTCATCAGAGCCTCAAGGAGATCGAATTCGTTGGTTGGATTGGACTGGAGAAGACTGA
- the LOC113716306 gene encoding glucan endo-1,3-beta-glucosidase-like, whose amino-acid sequence MVMARTKIHVILVFVSSLLILLPDSPVGAPVGVCYGRVAINLPPPSDVVDLLRSNGISRVRLFNADAEALKPFSGTEIQLMIGVPNEVLPTLANGMVSTALDWLQSNIFAYVSPSQVRYLAVGNEVLLKDPFYSPFLVPAIRKLHQALQALGLADTIKLSSAHAATVLSNSYPPSAGAFDPNLLSVLTPLLQFLRDTGSPLMVNVYPFFSYINNMQSVSLDYALFRSSAVHADQKLAYDNMFDATIDAFAYAMEREGFQGIPIVVTETGWPTAGGAAANIENALAYNGNVARRGLNNIGTPKRPGVGVEVFLFDLFDEDQKGGEEFERHFGIFRVNGVKAYDLSFY is encoded by the exons ATGGTCATGGCAAGAACGAAAATTCATGTCATTCTGGTGTTTGTTAGTTCTCTACTCATTTTGCTTCCAGATTCACCAG TTGGGGCACCGGTGGGGGTTTGCTATGGTCGCGTCGCGATCAATCTCCCACCTCCCTCGGATGTTGTAGATCTCCTCAGATCCAATGGCATTTCAAGAGTTCGTTTATTCAATGCTGATGCAGAAGCACTGAAGCCATTCTCAGGGACAGAAATTCAGCTCATGATTGGTGTCCCGAACGAAGTCCTGCCCACACTCGCTAATGGGATGGTTTCCACCGCATTGGATTGgctccaatcaaacattttTGCATATGTTTCTCCAAGCCAGGTTCGATACCTAGCCGTAGGCAATGAAGTACTCCTAAAAGATCCATTTTACTCACCATTTCTTGTTCCTGCAATCCGTAAGCTACACCAAGCTCTTCAAGCATTAGGCCTCGCGGATACAATCAAACTCTCTTCAGCTCATGCTGCAACAGTACTATCCAACTCCTATCCACCATCAGCCGGAGCTTTTGATCCGAACCTCCTCTCAGTCCTAACTCCACTCTTGCAATTTCTGCGCGACACAGGATCGCCCCTGATGGTCAATGTGTATCCGTTTTTCAGCTACATAAACAATATGCAGTCCGTTTCACTAGACTACGCTCTCTTCAGGTCCTCCGCTGTTCATGCGGATCAGAAGTTGGCATATGACAATATGTTTGATGCAACGATCGATGCTTTCGCGTATGCCATGGAGAGGGAAGGATTTCAAGGCATCCCAATAGTGGTGACAGAGACAGGGTGGCCAACAGCAGGGGGAGCTGCTGCGAATATCGAGAATGCATTGGCCTATAATGGTAATGTTGCGAGAAGGGGTTTGAACAATATTGGGACGCCTAAAAGGCCGGGAGTCGGTGTTGAGGTTTTCCTGTTCGACCTGTTTGATGAGGATCAGAAGGGAGGGGAGGAGTTTGAAAGGCATTTTGGGATCTTTCGAGTAAATGGTGTCAAGGCCTACGACCtttcattttattag
- the LOC113716753 gene encoding protein EARLY-RESPONSIVE TO DEHYDRATION 7, chloroplastic-like — protein MSKPSKSLYPEVIESNPESTSQLLSNADQRRPTSSSSSSSIYPSIDLKDLAQNLFPDDDNHDVQVEIQQGPDSQRSIAFESSEEVIVKIPGAILHLIDKEQSVELANGQLSIVMLRQGDNVVAVLARIDDEIQWPLAKDEAAVKLDESHYFFTLRVPPESTDGVGSEDNVLNYGLTIAGKGQEGLLRELDGVLEKYSAFRVEKVAEKGAAEGWWAVAKDVSPEEMERDKKKGELVEKSSAAYWTTLAPNVEDYSGSVARMIAAGSGHLVKGILWCGDVTVDRLKWGNEFVKRRLGAGTESKVSSEALRRMKRVKKMTKMSEKLATGILSGVVKVSGFFTSSIANSKAGKKFFSLLPGEIVLASLDGFNKLCDAVEVAGKNVMSTSAIVTTDLVSQKYGEQAAEVTHEGLGAAGHAIGTAWAVFKIRKALNPKSVIKPSTLVKATAEANAAKLKSEQKK, from the coding sequence ATGTCTAAACCAAGCAAGTCTCTCTACCCAGAAGTGATCGAATCAAACCCAGAATCTACTTCACAACTCTTATCGAACGCAGATCAAAGAAGACCCACTTCGTCTTCCTCCTCATCATCTATCTACCCTTCTATTGATTTGAAAGATCTAGCCCAAAATCTCTTTCCGGACGACGACAACCACGACGTTCAAGTTGAGATTCAGCAGGGTCCGGACAGTCAGAGGAGCATAGCTTTTGAGTCATCCGAGGAAGTAATTGTCAAAATCCCAGGTGCTATACTGCATTTGATTGATAAAGAGCAGAGCGTTGAGCTGGCAAATGGACAACTCTCAATCGTTATGCTCCGGCAGGGTGATAACGTTGTGGCGGTGCTCGCTAGGATCGACGACGAAATTCAGTGGCCCTTGGCTAAAGATGAAGCTGCAGTCAAGCTTGACGAATCCCATTATTTTTTCACTTTACGAGTCCCACCCGAAAGTACTGACGGTGTGGGGAGTGAAGATAATGTTTTGAATTATGGGCTGACAATCGCTGGAAAAGGGCAGGAAGGATTGTTGAGGGAGTTGGATGGGGTATTGGAGAAGTACAGTGCATTTAGAGTGGAGAAGGTGGCGGAGAAAGGGGCGGCTGAAGGCTGGTGGGCGGTGGCGAAAGATGTCTCGCCGGAGGAGATGGAGAGAGATAAGAAGAAGGGTGAGTTGGTGGAGAAGAGCTCTGCTGCGTATTGGACTACGCTGGCTCCAAACGTGGAGGATTACAGTGGAAGTGTTGCGAGGATGATAGCGGCAGGATCAGGGCACCTGGTGAAGGGGATATTGTGGTGTGGAGATGTTACCGTGGATAGGTTGAAGTGGGGAAATGAGTTCGTTAAGAGGAGGCTGGGCGCGGGAACAGAGTCTAAGGTCAGTTCTGAAGCTCTTAGGAGGATGAAAAGGGTCAAGAAGATGACGAAAATGTCCGAGAAATTGGCTACGGGAATACTTTCAGGGGTTGTGAAGGTGTCTGGATTCTTCACGAGTTCAATAGCAAATTCAAAGGCAGGCAAAAAGTTTTTCAGCCTTCTTCCTGGAGAGATTGTGCTGGCATCCTTGGACGGATTTAACAAGTTGTGTGATGCTGTTGAGGTTGCTGGGAAAAATGTGATGTCAACCAGCGCAATTGTAACAACTGACCTTGTTTCTCAGAAATATGGGGAACAAGCAGCGGAGGTGACACATGAAGGACTAGGTGCCGCAGGGCATGCTATTGGGACTGCCTGGGCTGTGTTCAAGATTAGGAAGGCTCTCAACCCCAAGAGTGTAATAAAACCTTCTACTCTTGTGAAAGCTACTGCTGAGGCCAATGCTGCCAAACTTAAGTCTGAACAGAAAAAGTAA
- the LOC113716269 gene encoding uncharacterized protein: protein MQSITQEFEKHLKLDEEDGKENEQEIESHGEDYEDYDDDEDEDDFSFAFDGVNFSTISAEDAFDNGQIRPVYPLFNRDILLGGGVGDGQDLETLRLKDRLPNVKNVFVEAEDDGFQATTSSSTADEEAVGPYCEWSKKVVEALTPKGCKKSSSTGFSKIWRFKDFVHRSNSNGRDAFVFLNHPTPSAAAPSAAAVSARKEEKAAEGVLLKKVDGNNGGVGVEAKKVKKVKKSKTAALSPHEVYMRSKAKEGDRRRSYLPYRPELVGLFTNVHGGGLTRNVHPF from the coding sequence ATGCAGAGCATTACTCAAGAGTTCGAAAAGCACCTGAAGCTCGACGAAGAAGATGGTAAAGAAAACGAACAAGAAATAGAATCCCACGGTGAAGATTACGAAgattatgatgatgatgaagacgaagacgatttttcttttgcatttgatGGCGTAAATTTCTCAACTATTTCAGCTGAGGACGCGTTTGATAACGGTCAGATCAGGCCGGTCTACCCCTTGTTCAACCGGGATATTCTGTTGGGTGGTGGTGTTGGTGACGGGCAGGATTTGGAGACTTTAAGGTTGAAAGATCGTTTGCCCAACGTTAAAAACGTGTTTGTAGAAGCTGAGGATGATGGTTTTCAAGCAACGACATCGTCCTCGACGGCCGATGAGGAAGCAGTGGGACCCTATTGTGAGTGGTCGAAGAAGGTGGTGGAGGCGCTGACGCCGAAGGGTTGTAAGAAGAGTAGCTCAACGGGGTTTTCGAAGATTTGGAGGTTTAAGGATTTTGTGCATAGGAGTAACAGTAATGGGAGAGATGCGTTTGTCTTCTTGAACCATCCGACGCCGTCAGCGGCGGCTCCTTCTGCTGCGGCGGTGAGCGCGAGGAAGGAAGAGAAGGCGGCCGAGGGTGTACTGTTGAAGAAAGTCGACGGGAACAATGGGGGCGTTGGAGTGGAAGCAAAAAAGgtgaagaaagtgaagaagagTAAAACGGCGGCGTTATCGCCTCATGAGGTGTATATGAGGAGTAAAGCCAAAGAAGGCGACCGCCGGCGTTCGTATCTCCCTTACCGGCCGGAGCTTGTTGGTTTGTTcactaatgtccatggtggtgGTCTGACAAGGAACGTGCATCCCTTCTAA
- the LOC113715633 gene encoding AMSH-like ubiquitin thioesterase 2 isoform X2 translates to MVIRNLQSTSQQIAIPSKMYTLSKKLTRAIVDPTLFWFSQSARLLEDFLDLAIENTKNSLETCGVLGACLEERNIYVTNLIVPKQESTPNSCQALNEEEIFAIQSQQSLVPIGWIHTHPSQSCFMSSVDLHTQYSYQVMVPEAVGIVLAPNDESRKYGVFRLSDPVGMSILKECKEKGFHSHAQPADGSSIYENCSNVYMNPNLRLEVCDLR, encoded by the exons ATGGTTATCCGGAATCTTCAATCAACAAGCCAGCAGATTGCAATTCCCTCAAAGATGTACACATT GAGCAAGAAACTAACTAGAGCAATTGTTGATCCGACACTTTTCTGGTTTTCTCAGTCAGCTAGGTTGCTGGAAGATTTTCTTGACCTTGCGATTGAGAACACCAAAAACAGTTTAGAGACCTGTGGAGTTCTTGGTGCCTGCCTT GAAGAGAGGAACATCTATGTGACCAATTTGATAGTGCCTAAACAAGAATCCACACCCAACTCT TGTCAAGCTTTAAATGAGGAGGAGATATTTGCCATACAAAGTCAACAGTCCCTTGTTCCGATTGGATGGATTCAT ACGCATCCTTCCCAAAGCTGCTTCATGTCATCAGTCGATTTGCACACTCAATATTCATATCAG GTTATGGTACCTGAGGCTGTTGGCATTGTTCTGGCTCCAAATGACGAGTCAAG GAAATATGGCGTATTTAGACTGTCTGACCCTGTTGGGATGAGCATCCTGAAGGAGTGCAAAGAGAAGGGATTTCATTCTCATGCACAACCAGCTGACGGAAGTTCCATATATGAGAACTGTTCCAATGTGTATATGAATCCAAATCTGAGATTGGAAGTATGTGATTTACGATGA
- the LOC113715633 gene encoding AMSH-like ubiquitin thioesterase 2 isoform X1, which yields MAAGVFGQIDVHTVTINSPSTGVSFTHTVPHGAEISRFSGSPAPLDGYPESSINKPADCNSLKDVHISARLLEDFLDLAIENTKNSLETCGVLGACLEERNIYVTNLIVPKQESTPNSCQALNEEEIFAIQSQQSLVPIGWIHTHPSQSCFMSSVDLHTQYSYQVMVPEAVGIVLAPNDESRKYGVFRLSDPVGMSILKECKEKGFHSHAQPADGSSIYENCSNVYMNPNLRLEVCDLR from the exons ATGGCTGCTGGAGTTTTTGGCCAGATTGATGTGCATACCGTCACAATAAATTCTCCTTCCACTGGTGTTTCCTTTACACATACTGTGCCTCATGGGGCTGAAATCTCACGTTTCAGTGGTAGTCCTGCTCCACTAGATGGTTATCCGGAATCTTCAATCAACAAGCCAGCAGATTGCAATTCCCTCAAAGATGTACACATT TCAGCTAGGTTGCTGGAAGATTTTCTTGACCTTGCGATTGAGAACACCAAAAACAGTTTAGAGACCTGTGGAGTTCTTGGTGCCTGCCTT GAAGAGAGGAACATCTATGTGACCAATTTGATAGTGCCTAAACAAGAATCCACACCCAACTCT TGTCAAGCTTTAAATGAGGAGGAGATATTTGCCATACAAAGTCAACAGTCCCTTGTTCCGATTGGATGGATTCAT ACGCATCCTTCCCAAAGCTGCTTCATGTCATCAGTCGATTTGCACACTCAATATTCATATCAG GTTATGGTACCTGAGGCTGTTGGCATTGTTCTGGCTCCAAATGACGAGTCAAG GAAATATGGCGTATTTAGACTGTCTGACCCTGTTGGGATGAGCATCCTGAAGGAGTGCAAAGAGAAGGGATTTCATTCTCATGCACAACCAGCTGACGGAAGTTCCATATATGAGAACTGTTCCAATGTGTATATGAATCCAAATCTGAGATTGGAAGTATGTGATTTACGATGA
- the LOC113715633 gene encoding AMSH-like ubiquitin thioesterase 2 isoform X3, translating into MAAGVFGQIDVHTVTINSPSTGVSFTHTVPHGAEISRFSGSPAPLDGYPESSINKPADCNSLKDVHISARLLEDFLDLAIENTKNSLETCGVLGACLEERNIYVTNLIVPKQESTPNSCQALNEEEIFAIQSQQSLVPIGWIHTHPSQSCFMSSVDLHTQYSYQVGYGT; encoded by the exons ATGGCTGCTGGAGTTTTTGGCCAGATTGATGTGCATACCGTCACAATAAATTCTCCTTCCACTGGTGTTTCCTTTACACATACTGTGCCTCATGGGGCTGAAATCTCACGTTTCAGTGGTAGTCCTGCTCCACTAGATGGTTATCCGGAATCTTCAATCAACAAGCCAGCAGATTGCAATTCCCTCAAAGATGTACACATT TCAGCTAGGTTGCTGGAAGATTTTCTTGACCTTGCGATTGAGAACACCAAAAACAGTTTAGAGACCTGTGGAGTTCTTGGTGCCTGCCTT GAAGAGAGGAACATCTATGTGACCAATTTGATAGTGCCTAAACAAGAATCCACACCCAACTCT TGTCAAGCTTTAAATGAGGAGGAGATATTTGCCATACAAAGTCAACAGTCCCTTGTTCCGATTGGATGGATTCAT ACGCATCCTTCCCAAAGCTGCTTCATGTCATCAGTCGATTTGCACACTCAATATTCATATCAGGTAG GTTATGGTACCTGA